The following is a genomic window from Melopsittacus undulatus isolate bMelUnd1 chromosome 8, bMelUnd1.mat.Z, whole genome shotgun sequence.
CTCTGAAGTAAGAGAGATTATATAATATACCAAAATGCAGATTTACAAACCAGAGCCCCCATTGTGATGACATTTAACTATAAGCTTAACTTAATAAAAAGGAACAATTAATCTTGGATTTTAAAGCACAGAACTACCTGCAAGACTGAGCTTTTGTTTCCTGAACACATTAAATAAGCTGTCATCATAATaactaaaaaaccaaaaccaaacaaacataaaaaaccctcaaaacaaaacacaaaaaaaacccacaacctaccaaaaccaacaacaaacccaaaacctaaaacAAAACACTATGGTCTTTTTTTTCACCATAAAATCACAGTAGTTTGAGCATTGGTGGCCAAACATGAATCACTATGGAATAAGATTTTAATTcaactaaatattttaaacagattCTTCGTATCTGTTTAAACAAATATCTGAACTCCAATACATTTAACTGGATGCTGCTTtagatttatttaaatattttactgaaaagtttcaactacagaaataaatatataacaaATGGTACACCAAATTAAAGTTTAAAAcgcacagaaaataaaatttaaggcTGACATTCTGGAGCAACTCACTGCTATTTGTTCGCATTATAACTTTTCCGTCCCTCCCCATTAAGGAATGTGAAATTCACCTACAGAATTGATCAATAAGCTATTAAgaaacacaccaaaacccaaacaaataaatatattaaataaaattataataataaaaaaaatccaccagaCCCTaatcttgtatttcttttggaaCTTGAGATTTCACTTTAGCCACCACCACTTGATTTGAACAGTGCCCTAGAGAGACATATTTCCTTACCAGCATGGTCCGTTATTGCTTGACAAGAGCCCACAGTGACTTTTTGTCTAAAATAACTGCTTTGGACATGGTTTCAGGAAAAAAGTCAATATAAAAACATGTACAATTATACTTCAAGAGAGCACTGAATTGATCTGAATTGTATCATACTGTATTAATTTTAATGCCACTCCATAGGCAAATATATATTATGCATTGAAGGAGGTGTGTATTTACacaaatacatacacaaaatTCAGTCCAAATTAATGTATCTGTATTTTAACTTCAAGCATAACAATCAAGTTATTTTTTGCACTTTAGAATTCTATGGAAAAATGAGAATAGGCACAATTAATACAGCTTCTAATTTACCTTATTACAGTGCACTAGTACGCACTGGTAATACCATAAAAACAATATGATACTATTCAAGCTCATTTTCTGATAAACAGGTGAAGTCTAGTAATGAGGGTTGTAAGTGCTTTTTAACTCAAACACACACCTTCTGCAGCTTTACACAGTAGAACAGTGCAATACATTATGTCCCCATATTCCAGGAACAAGAGCTGAGTTTACAGCTGTACCTGTTTCACAACAGACTGGCTTTGCACTTTCTGCAGCTCTAGCACTTCAACTGCTTCATCTATGATCTCCTTctgttccatttccttttcttcaatCTCATTCCAGGTGCcgattacagaaaaaaaccctcaaattaTTTTGGTAGCTAGCTCTCACCTGGAGGAACAAGACAGTTTCGAAGTAATGGTACAGCAGAAGTTCTTCTAGAGGGTCGGTTCACAGTGCTAGGGTGACCCTGATCTCTACTTACTTCCCAGTTCCTGGCTTTGGAAGAAGCCTGCTCTGGCTCCTTAGGAAAAGATTCCGACATGACTTTCTGCCTCTTTTCAGGAATCCCAGTGACAACTGTTGAGTTCAGAAAAGTCCTTTTTGGTTTCCTCctcacttttaattttttagcatcaggcttttctttcttaggGTGCTTTCCCACTGTAGTTTTTCTTGTCTGGCACCTGTGGATGGACAAAGCAGATTTCTGGGCACGAGGACGAAGTTTCCTTCTTATCCCCtctttttgctggtttttagaTCTGGAAGTTTGTTTGCCTGCCACTACTCTGCTTCCTCTCCTACCGACAGTACATCTGACAGACTTTGGTCCTGCAGCCTTTCTGGAAAAAACTGGTTCTTTGTTAgtgccttcttttctcttccataTTGCCTTTGGACTCTCCCTCTCCAACCGCTCACTCCTGACAGAGGTCAGAGGAGTTTTGGTAACTCTGCTGTTAAATGGAGTTAATCTAACATCTCCTTCTACTGCAGATTGGCAGGAGTTCAAAGGTGAAATGATCAGGTGTTTAAAAGAGTTCTCAGAATGACCAGATAGCAGACAATCCGTTCTTTCTGTGGAAACAGAAGATCCATCAGCCTTTTGACTTGAGGCTGCATCATTCCCTTTACCTGGATCCGGCAGGAAAGATGCTGAAGATGAACTGTGCAAGTCTGACCAATTGAGTGACTTTGATGGCGTGCTTTCTCTCTGTGCATCAGCTAGTTTCCTGTTTGCATCAAAGCTGAGACTTTTGAAAAGCTGTCGAACGTGAGAGGGCTTTTTGGTCTTTTCTCCACCTGGACTCTTCGGAGGCATCTTCAGAATTCGATTTGTTAGTGGGTCATAATACTTGAAAGAACACTGTTTGTATTTATACCTTACAGAGTCTTTGCTATCTGTGGAGTTAcgatttttcctcattttcgGAATGTCCAGAGGTTTACTTTTACACTGTTTTATCTCTGGGCACGAAAGTACATACACCACTGTCTTAGGCTGTACAGGACTCATAATTTTGCTATAGGACTCAGGAAGTTTAAGGGCACATAGCCTAGTTTTCATGTTGGGAGTTTTTTCATTCTCCGGCCACACAATGCTTGATTTCTGATCAGCTGGATCAGATTCCCTTCTAGacatctttctttttgctaCAGGGTAGTTCAATAGACTTGTCTGGGTGCCATGACTGACTTTGACTACCTGGCACCTTGAAGCCAGGCGCCATGTCCTTTTCCTAGGCATTTTAAGCTTCTGTGCATTGCATAGTCTATCTGAAGCTACAGATGGATTATGAAAATCAGAGCCATCACTTAGAGCATCGTTAAATTCTGGCAATGCTTTAAATGATGCACTATCTCTTCTATTACCCTCAACAATATTGTTACTTTTTTCatccttctgcctttttttcttgattcTCTTCCCTGTATAGTTGGCTGAGGATTCACTATCAAAGTAGCAGCGAAAACGACCTTCCCTGAAATCACGCACAAGTTCTTCAATTTTTATATCATCTTCATACATTATTTGAGACCAGGTCTTTCCCACAAAAGAAGGAGGCACATgaggcagagctggaaggaCAGGCTCTTCTGTATGAACTACAACATCCTGTTTCACTGCTTCTACTTTCTCTATTGActcactttttaaaacagaagagagCTGTGTTCCGTAGTCTTTATCTTGCAAACTTATTTGGACCTCTTTTAGGGTTTCTATATCTTTTATAGCTGCCTTGGGTAAGTCTGTTCCTGCCTGAATAGGTGCAACACAGTCAAAACTCATTTCAGAGCCCTCTAAGTGAGTATGGTCcagaaatgatgaaaaagtTGAACAGGGATTCTTCTCTTCTTTGAAATAAACTTCTTTAGATGTACTTCTGCCATgacagtatttcaaaataacaCCTTCAATAGTTTCATCCACTGAACTTTCACCACCTCTGTTCATCTTCAATTTTTTGCATCTTGCTAGTTGTGGGGATGTCCCAGGATCTAGGGAGCTGCTGATACCCACAGTATCCCTGAGATGGAAATCAGACACAAAAGTTTCATCCTGAGTTCGTAAACTATCTCGTTTTGAGAGTGATTGACCTGAGGTAATACATAAAGGATTGCTGTTGCTGCACAGAGTATTCTGATGAGAAACGGAAGGACGTTTTGGGTGAACCAGTGCCGGACCAGGATTCAAGCATGGTTTCAATAACACATCACTATTGTGTACCTCCATTCTCGTTTTACCACATCTACTCTGTGAAATCAGATTTGATGCTGCTGCCAAATTcttaacattttttcctgttttaggATTAACAGAAGAACTATGGATTAAAGGACTGACAGAAAATCGCTGAGATACAGGACTCACAGCTGTAAACTGACCTTCATGGCTACGATTTTCAACCTGAGCATCTTTCAGGGTGTCCCGTTTCTCATTGCTACAAATGCCCACAGAGCGCTTGGATATTCTTATAGCATGTTGCTGCCCTCTTTCTAGTTTTTCAATAAATGCTTGTGTCGCAGATGTTTTCTTTATACCCTTACGAGACAGGCATGGGGCAGAAGATTGTATTTCACCAGTGGACCCCTGGTCTTTCCTGGAAATCTCCTGTCTCTCTCTGTTCCTCTTTCTGTCCATCTCTTCCAGGGACAGGCAAGCAGTCCTAGCAGGCTCTGGAGTGACAGGGAGTGGCATGTCGTCATAGCTTGGTCtaaaggggaggggaaaaagcacCTTATATAAATACTGTAAATACGATTAAGGTTTTTCAAAAAATAGTGtgttgagtttgggttttttttaagagtaatTACCTAGAATGCATCTCACCTAACGAACAAACACAAGTTACCACCTCTGCTTACTTTAGCAGAGATAAAAAGGGCAGAGGGTGAGGGGGCAATGTTCCACAAAGCAAAAGATGACAATT
Proteins encoded in this region:
- the ZDBF2 gene encoding DBF4-type zinc finger-containing protein 2 — protein: MFDRIKASDEASASSAQGTERHGVEGSVRQDNSSSLHTRQQDHSWPGVSTVQNRQGYCNCCHVHYSNLEQHIFSSQHRHFTTYCRNRMGASSLMERFLQDVLQHHPHRYHDNRPSYDDMPLPVTPEPARTACLSLEEMDRKRNRERQEISRKDQGSTGEIQSSAPCLSRKGIKKTSATQAFIEKLERGQQHAIRISKRSVGICSNEKRDTLKDAQVENRSHEGQFTAVSPVSQRFSVSPLIHSSSVNPKTGKNVKNLAAASNLISQSRCGKTRMEVHNSDVLLKPCLNPGPALVHPKRPSVSHQNTLCSNSNPLCITSGQSLSKRDSLRTQDETFVSDFHLRDTVGISSSLDPGTSPQLARCKKLKMNRGGESSVDETIEGVILKYCHGRSTSKEVYFKEEKNPCSTFSSFLDHTHLEGSEMSFDCVAPIQAGTDLPKAAIKDIETLKEVQISLQDKDYGTQLSSVLKSESIEKVEAVKQDVVVHTEEPVLPALPHVPPSFVGKTWSQIMYEDDIKIEELVRDFREGRFRCYFDSESSANYTGKRIKKKRQKDEKSNNIVEGNRRDSASFKALPEFNDALSDGSDFHNPSVASDRLCNAQKLKMPRKRTWRLASRCQVVKVSHGTQTSLLNYPVAKRKMSRRESDPADQKSSIVWPENEKTPNMKTRLCALKLPESYSKIMSPVQPKTVVYVLSCPEIKQCKSKPLDIPKMRKNRNSTDSKDSVRYKYKQCSFKYYDPLTNRILKMPPKSPGGEKTKKPSHVRQLFKSLSFDANRKLADAQRESTPSKSLNWSDLHSSSSASFLPDPGKGNDAASSQKADGSSVSTERTDCLLSGHSENSFKHLIISPLNSCQSAVEGDVRLTPFNSRVTKTPLTSVRSERLERESPKAIWKRKEGTNKEPVFSRKAAGPKSVRCTVGRRGSRVVAGKQTSRSKNQQKEGIRRKLRPRAQKSALSIHRCQTRKTTVGKHPKKEKPDAKKLKVRRKPKRTFLNSTVVTGIPEKRQKVMSESFPKEPEQASSKARNWEVSRDQGHPSTVNRPSRRTSAVPLLRNCLVPPGES